In Odocoileus virginianus isolate 20LAN1187 ecotype Illinois chromosome 15, Ovbor_1.2, whole genome shotgun sequence, a genomic segment contains:
- the RIDA gene encoding 2-iminobutanoate/2-iminopropanoate deaminase — translation MSSLVRRVISTAKAPAAIGPYSQAVLVDRTIYISGQLGMDPASGQLVPGGVAEEAKQALTNIGEILKAAGCDFTNVVKATVLLADINDFSTVNDVYKQYFQKSFPARAAYQVAALPKGGRVEIEAIAVQGPLTTASL, via the exons ATGTCGTCTTTGGTCAGAAGGGTGATCAGCACCGCGAAAGCCCCCGCGGCCATCGGTCCCTACAG TCAGGCTGTGTTAGTCGACAGGACCATTTACATTTCAGGACAGCTAGGCATGGACCCTGCAAGTGGACAGCTTGTGCCAGGAGGGGTGGCAGAAGAGGCTAAACAA GCTCTTACAAACATAGGTGAGATTCTGAAAGCAGCAGGCTGTGACTTCACAAATG TGGTAAAAGCAACTGTTTTGCTGGCTGACATAAATGACTTCAGTACTGTCAACGATGTCTACAAACAAT atTTCCAGAAGAGTTTTCCTGCACGAGCTGCTTACCAGGTTGCCGCTTTGCCCAAA GGAGGCCGTGTTGAGATCGAAGCAATAGCTGTGCAAGGACCTCTCACGACAGCGTCACTCTAA